The sequence below is a genomic window from Streptomyces sp. NBC_00582.
GGATTCGAGGCCGTGGGCTTCGGGGCGCGGGGCATGATCCCTCACTCCTGCGTACGTGGTTGATGGCGGAAGACTGTGATGACCCCGCTGAGATCGCGGAACTCTCCGGAGGCGTACAGCGCCTCGTTGATCCGGTCGAGGGTGTACCGCGCCGTCACGATCGGCCGGGCGTCGTATTCGCCGCTCTCCAGGAGTTCCAAGCAGCGGGGCAGGTCGCGGGACATCACGCTCTGGCCGTTCTGACAGGACAGGATCCGTCTGCCGTGGATGGCGAGGGCGTTCTGCGGAAGTGAGATACGGCCTTCCGCCCACTGCACGCCCGTCAGCACGACCGTCCCGGCCCGCCGTGACATGGCGACCGCCTGCTGCACCGCCTGTTCGGGGCCCGCGGCCTCGACGACCACGTCCGCGCCCCGCCCCTCCGTCAGGGACCGCACCTGCTCGACCGGATCGCCCTCCGTGGGGTCCACGACATCGGTCGCCCCCAGCCCGGCAGCCGTCGCACGGCGGTCGGCCAGCAGGTCCACACCGATGATCCGGCCGGCGCCGGCGACCCGGGCGGCCTGCACACACCACAACCCCAGGTGCCCCAGACCGACGACCGCGACGGACGCGCCCGGCGAAACCTCCGCCACGTTCACGATCGCGCCGTGCCCTGTGGTGATGCCACAGCCCAGCAGGCTCAGTTGTGGAGCGGGCAGCGAACTGTCGACGGGCCACACCTGGCTGCGGTCCGCGAGGATGAACTCGGCGTACGCTCCGACGCCACCGGCCGCGCGGACCGGGCGGTCCATGGGGTCGGTGGCGATGACCGGCTCGGGCCTGTCGAAGAGACGGGCGCACTGGTCCGGCCGGCCGATGCCGCAGTAGAAGCACTCGTCGCATTGCGGCGTCCCGGCGACGACCACGAGGTCACCTACTCCGTAGCCGCGACCGGGGGCATGGGCGCCGCGGCCGTCGCAGCGTTCGACCACTCCCAGCGCGGTGTGGCCGAGCACGACCGGCGGTTTCCTGCCGCGCATCGCCCGCCAGCCGAGCCAGTCGGTGGAGCAGAACGGCGCGGCGACCGTCCGTACCAGTATTTCGTGGTCGGTCGGGTCACGCAGGAGGAGCTCCCGGACCGGCATGGGGGCGCCGAACGCCTCCAGCACCGCTGCTCTCATCTCGGCTCCCGTCAGAAGACGAACACGCCCGAGAGGTCCTCGAGCCGTTCGGACCGCTCGAGAGCGGTGTTGATGTCCTCGAGTCGGTACGTCGAGGTGATGACCGGCGACGGGTCCAGCGCGCCCCGTTCGAGCAGGCGGACGTACGCGGGAAGGTCGCGGCGCATGCGGACGTTGCCGTTCTGGGTGCTGAGCACCTGCCGGCTCTGCACGGCGAGGGGGATCTGCCCGAAGGTGACCTCGCCGGTCGCATCCTTCAGGCCGGAGAGCACCACGGTGCCGGCCCGCCGGGAGATCTCCAGCGCCAGGCGCTGTGCGGCGGGCGGCCCGGCCGTCTCGATGACCTTGTCGGCCCCTCGTCCCTGAGTCAGGCCCCGTACGGTCTCCAGTGCGTCCTCGGGTGCGACGGCGGCCGTGGCTCCTGCCTTGGTCGCCACGCCGCGGCGCTCCTCCCGGGGCTCGATCACGACGACCTCGCGGGCCCCGGCCAGACGCGCCGCCTGTACGGCCCACAGCCCCAGGTGTCCCGCTCCTACGACGGCGACCACCTCGTCGGGTTGTACGCGGGCGACGTTGAGGACCGCCCCCACCCCGGTGGTGATCCCGCATCCGAGGAGCGAGAGCACCTCCCAGGGCAGGTCCGTGTCGACCGGGAAGACCTGGTTCTGCGATACGTTCATCATCTCGGCGTAGCCGCCGACGCATCCGGCGGCATTCACCTTCAGGCCGTCCGAGGTCCGGGCGACGTCCGGGTAGACACCGCCGAGGTCGAACAGCTCCGAGCACTGGTCGGGGCGGCCGATGCCGCAGTAGAAGCAGTGGCCGCACTCGGGTGTGCCGGGGACGACGACGCGCTGCCCCACCTCGATGCCGCGGACCTGGCTGCCGACCTCGACGACCTCGCCGGCCGAGGCGTGGCCGAGGATCGTCGGCGGGACCTTGCCGAGGCGGCCGTGAAAGCTGGTGACGTCGGTGGAGCAGAACGGCGTCGCCCCGGTGCGGACCAGCACACGGGTGGGCGCGAGGTCGAGCAGCTCCACCTCCTCGACGGTCAGGGGCTGTTCGAAGCCTCGCAGCAGGGCTGCTCTCATCGTCGTCATCGGGAGGCCTCCTGCGTCCCTGCGGCTCCTGCCGCGTGCCGTGCGAGGAGCGCCTCGTCGGTCACCGCCACGTCCCAGAGCCCCGCTCCCCCGCCCCTGCGGTTGGTGTTCTGCACGCTGGCGCCGCCGTCGACGGAGAAGATCTCGCCGGTGACGTAGCTCGACTCGTCGCTGAGCAGGAACGCCACCGTCGCGGCCACCTCCTCCGGCCGGCCCGCGCGCCTCAGCGGCGAGGTGCCGGCCCGGCTTCGCATGTCGGCCATCCCGGCCTCACCGAAGATCGGCGTGGGCACGATCCCCGGAGCGACGGCGTTCACCCGCACGCCGATGGGGCCCCCGTAGACGGCGGCGCCATGGACCAGACCCACCGTGCCGTGCTTGGACGTGGTGTAGGCCAGCAGGTCGTTGCTGCCGCGCAGGCCGGCGATCGAGGCGGTGACGACGACGGACCCGACGCTGCCGCGCTCCAGGTAGTGGCGGAACGCGGCCCGTACGCCGAGGAACGGGCCCCGCAAGTTGACCGCCATCACCTTCTCCCACTCCTCGACCGACACATCGACGAGGTCGGCCAGGGAGCCGGCGATCCCGGCGTTGAGATGGTGCAGGTCCACCCGCCCGAAGGCGTCCACGGCGGCCCGCATGTAGGAGTCGACGCCGTCCTCGGTCGTCACGTCCGCGCCGACGCCGACGGTCTCTCCGCCGGCGGTCCCGGCCACCTCCTTGGCAGCCGCCTCCTCGAGGTCGACGGCGACGACCTTCACACCCTCCGCCACGAGCCGCTCCACCGTGGCCCGTCCGAGGCCACCTGCGGCGCCGGTGACGACGGCGACCTTCCCGTCAAGTCCGCGCAGTGTCATGTCTTTCCGCCTCACGTCTGTCGCAGTGGTCGGGCTTGTTCCTCGCGCAGCACCGGCAGGGCCTGGAGTGCGCTCTGCATGCCCATGACCGAAGCGATCTCCATGACCTCCAGGAGCTCGCCGACGGTGGCGCCGTAGTTCAGCGCGTTGTTCATGTGCGCCTTCCACCCCTTCACGTACAGGTGGGTGGAGGCGCAGTCGAAGGCCGTGTAGACGAACTCCTTGACCTTGGGTTCCAGGGAGCCGTGCTGCCACGACACCGACGAGAAGTCGGTGTAGGCCTCGAACATCTCCGGGTCGAGTTCGAGGATCTCGTCCCAGAACTCGTGCCAGTAGCCGCGGTTCTCGGTGAACCGCTCCTTCAACTCCTGCTGGTACGCGTCGAGTTCGCCGGGGCCGTCGCGCAGGCCGCGTTCTTCGAGGATCTCGGCGAGCAGCGGCACACCGATGTTCATCGCGTGGATGCCCAGGGTCGTCGTGAGCTCGATGACCTCGGTGATCTCACCCGGCGTGGCGCCGAGGTCCAGCGCCCGGCGGATGTGGCGGCGCACTCCGGGGGCGTACAGGTGGGTCGCCGCCGCGTCGACGGCCAGGTAGATGAGTTCGCGGGTCCTGGGGTCCAGGTGCCCCTTGCGCTGGGGCACACCGGCCAGCCGTACGTACGCGGCGAGCAGTTCGGGCGCGAGTTCGAGCACCGCCTGCCACTGCTCGTCCCAGGCGCCGTGCAACTCCACGACGACATCGTGGAGTTCGTCCTCGGACGGCGCGCTCATCCGGTCACCAGCTCTTCCACGGAAGCGTCGAACGCCCAGCGGGCGATCTCCGTGTGGTCCGCGGTGTCGGGAAGGGCTTCGAGTGCGCGTTCCCAGAGGGCGACGGCGTGGTCGGCGAGCGGGCTCGCGGCGCCGAGCTGGTGGGCCAGGTCGACGGCGATGCGCATGTCCTTGACCATCAGCTTCATGGCGAAGCCGGAGTCGTAGGTACCGGGCAGCACGAAGTTGGGGAACTTGTTGTCCGTGGAACCGCTGCGCCCACTGGAGGAGTTGATCAGTTCGACCATGACGGCCGGGTCGAGCCCGAACCGCTCCCCCGCCAGGACACCCTCAGCCGTGGCCAGCAGATGGGTGGCCGACAGCAGGTTGTTGATGGCCTTGAGCGCGTGTCCCGCGCCCACCGGGCCGGCACGACGGGCGGTGCCCATGGTCGCCAGCAGCGGTGACAGTCGTTCGACGTCACCCTCGGCGCCGCCCACCATGATCGTGAGCTTGCCGTTCTCGGCGCCCTTGACCCCGCCTGAGACAGGGGCGTCGACGAGGGTGACCCCACGGCTCCCGAGGACGGCGGCCAGACGCCTGGTGGACAGTGGGTCGGAGGAACTCATGTCCACGACCGTGCTGCCCGGGGCCAGCGCCTCGGACACCGCAGGATCACCGAGCACCGCCTCCACCACCGCACTGCCGGGAAGCATGAGGACGACGACCTCGGCGCCTCGCGCCGCCTCCGCCGCGGTCTCGGCGGTAGCGGCTCCGGCGGCGGCCGACGCGGCACGGGCGTCCCGGCTCAGGTCGAACGCGGTCACGGCGTATCCGGCGCGGACCAGGCGCACGGACATCGGCGCGCCCATGTTCCCCAGGCCGATGAAGGCCACGGCGGGCAGGGCGGCGGGAGTCTCGTCGCGGTCAGGCATCGCCGTTGACCTCACCGATCACCTGTTCGGCGACACGGAACGACTCCAGTGCCGCCGGGACACCGACGTATATGGCCGTCTGGAGGAGCACTTCCTGGATCTCCTCGGTCGTCACCCCGTTGGTCAGTGCTCCCTTGACGTGGACGCCGAGCTCGTGGTTGCGGCCCAGGGCGGTCAGCATGGCGAGGTTGACCAGGCTTCGGGTGCGTCGCTCCAGTCCGGGACGGCTCCACACGGCGCCCCAGCAGTACTCGGTGACCAGCTCCTGCATCGGCCGGGCGAACTCGCCGACGTTGGCCAGCGAGCGCTCGACGTGTTCGGCGCCCAGGACCGCCTTGCGGATGGCGAGGCCGGCTTCATAGGTGTCGCGGTGAGTGACGTCCTGAGGGCTGATGTCGGTGGTCAGGGGCTCGGCCGTGGTGGTCGGGTGTTCGGTTGCCATGGGGTCTCAGTCCTCTGCGGTGACGGGAGCGGGGTACTGCTCGTGGCCGACTTCCTCGGCCCAGGCGGTCTTCCCCAGCGAGATGGCCGTGTGGGTCAGATAGGAATCGGGGGCGGCGCCGTGCCAGTGCCTCTCGCCCGGCGGGCACCACACGGTGTCGCCGGCCCGCAGTGGGCGGACGCCGTCCTGCTCGGTCGCTACGAAGCCGCTCCCGGCGAGCACCTGGAGGATCTGGCCGTGCTCGTGGGTGTGCCAGTAAGTGCGGGCGCCCGGTGCGAAGTTGACGGTGTTGATGGTCACGCCGTCGGTGGCGGGCATGGTGAGGTGGGCGTGCACGGTGCCGGTGAACCGCGAGCCGGTCTTGCTCCCGGGGCCGTGCTGGGTGGTTCCGTGGATGAGCTTCACGACTTGTCCTTCCCGGCGTCGTACGCGCCGTCGTGGACGCGGACGCGCCCGGAGAGGTCGCCGATCGCGTCGACGACGGTGTTGCTGATGTCCTGCGCGTAGCCCAGCTGCAGGGCCAGTCCGAAGGAGGCGAGGGGGGCGGCGGAGTTGGGGCTCGCGACGCCGAGGCTCGTGAGGAGGTCGACGTAGGCGAGGACGTCCTTCATCATCAGCGCGTTGGTCAGGCCGCCCTTGAGGTAGTCGCCGTGGATGATCTTCGGGAAGCGGTTCTGCGTCGCGAAGTTCACCCCCGAGCTGGTGTTGAGCACGTCGAGGAGCACCTGGAGGTCGAGTCCCGCCTTGCGCCCGGCCACCATCACCTCGGCCGTCGCCGACAGGGCGACGGCGTTGAGGAAGTTGTTGAGCAGCTTGGCCGTGTGACCGGCGCCGACGGGTCCGCAGTGGAAGACGTTGGCGGAGAAGGCCGCGAGCAGCGGGCGCACCCGGTCGAGGGTCGCGGTGTCCCCGCCGACCATGAGGGTGAGCGTGCCCTTCTCCGCAGCCGCCGCGCCGCCGGAGATACCGGCGTCGAGCAGGGTGGCTCCCCGCTGGGCGAGTAGTTCGTGCAGGTGCGTGGTGGAGGCGGGCGCCGAGGTGCTCAGGTCGACGACGACCTGCCCCTCGCGAGCGTCCGCCAGCACACCCCGCTCCCCGAGGACCACCGCCTCGACGACCTTGCTCTCCGGCAGGGACAGAAGGACGACGTCACACCTTCGCGCCACCTCGGCGACGGACTCGGCGGGGATCGCCCCGCACGCGGTGACGTTCTCCGGGCGGGTGTCGTGGCCGAGGACCTCGTACCCGGCGGA
It includes:
- a CDS encoding zinc-binding dehydrogenase; this encodes MRAAVLEAFGAPMPVRELLLRDPTDHEILVRTVAAPFCSTDWLGWRAMRGRKPPVVLGHTALGVVERCDGRGAHAPGRGYGVGDLVVVAGTPQCDECFYCGIGRPDQCARLFDRPEPVIATDPMDRPVRAAGGVGAYAEFILADRSQVWPVDSSLPAPQLSLLGCGITTGHGAIVNVAEVSPGASVAVVGLGHLGLWCVQAARVAGAGRIIGVDLLADRRATAAGLGATDVVDPTEGDPVEQVRSLTEGRGADVVVEAAGPEQAVQQAVAMSRRAGTVVLTGVQWAEGRISLPQNALAIHGRRILSCQNGQSVMSRDLPRCLELLESGEYDARPIVTARYTLDRINEALYASGEFRDLSGVITVFRHQPRTQE
- a CDS encoding zinc-binding dehydrogenase, yielding MTTMRAALLRGFEQPLTVEEVELLDLAPTRVLVRTGATPFCSTDVTSFHGRLGKVPPTILGHASAGEVVEVGSQVRGIEVGQRVVVPGTPECGHCFYCGIGRPDQCSELFDLGGVYPDVARTSDGLKVNAAGCVGGYAEMMNVSQNQVFPVDTDLPWEVLSLLGCGITTGVGAVLNVARVQPDEVVAVVGAGHLGLWAVQAARLAGAREVVVIEPREERRGVATKAGATAAVAPEDALETVRGLTQGRGADKVIETAGPPAAQRLALEISRRAGTVVLSGLKDATGEVTFGQIPLAVQSRQVLSTQNGNVRMRRDLPAYVRLLERGALDPSPVITSTYRLEDINTALERSERLEDLSGVFVF
- a CDS encoding SDR family NAD(P)-dependent oxidoreductase, with the translated sequence MTLRGLDGKVAVVTGAAGGLGRATVERLVAEGVKVVAVDLEEAAAKEVAGTAGGETVGVGADVTTEDGVDSYMRAAVDAFGRVDLHHLNAGIAGSLADLVDVSVEEWEKVMAVNLRGPFLGVRAAFRHYLERGSVGSVVVTASIAGLRGSNDLLAYTTSKHGTVGLVHGAAVYGGPIGVRVNAVAPGIVPTPIFGEAGMADMRSRAGTSPLRRAGRPEEVAATVAFLLSDESSYVTGEIFSVDGGASVQNTNRRGGGAGLWDVAVTDEALLARHAAGAAGTQEASR
- a CDS encoding carboxymuconolactone decarboxylase family protein, whose translation is MSAPSEDELHDVVVELHGAWDEQWQAVLELAPELLAAYVRLAGVPQRKGHLDPRTRELIYLAVDAAATHLYAPGVRRHIRRALDLGATPGEITEVIELTTTLGIHAMNIGVPLLAEILEERGLRDGPGELDAYQQELKERFTENRGYWHEFWDEILELDPEMFEAYTDFSSVSWQHGSLEPKVKEFVYTAFDCASTHLYVKGWKAHMNNALNYGATVGELLEVMEIASVMGMQSALQALPVLREEQARPLRQT
- a CDS encoding NAD(P)-dependent oxidoreductase gives rise to the protein MPDRDETPAALPAVAFIGLGNMGAPMSVRLVRAGYAVTAFDLSRDARAASAAAGAATAETAAEAARGAEVVVLMLPGSAVVEAVLGDPAVSEALAPGSTVVDMSSSDPLSTRRLAAVLGSRGVTLVDAPVSGGVKGAENGKLTIMVGGAEGDVERLSPLLATMGTARRAGPVGAGHALKAINNLLSATHLLATAEGVLAGERFGLDPAVMVELINSSSGRSGSTDNKFPNFVLPGTYDSGFAMKLMVKDMRIAVDLAHQLGAASPLADHAVALWERALEALPDTADHTEIARWAFDASVEELVTG
- a CDS encoding carboxymuconolactone decarboxylase family protein gives rise to the protein MATEHPTTTAEPLTTDISPQDVTHRDTYEAGLAIRKAVLGAEHVERSLANVGEFARPMQELVTEYCWGAVWSRPGLERRTRSLVNLAMLTALGRNHELGVHVKGALTNGVTTEEIQEVLLQTAIYVGVPAALESFRVAEQVIGEVNGDA
- a CDS encoding cupin domain-containing protein, coding for MKLIHGTTQHGPGSKTGSRFTGTVHAHLTMPATDGVTINTVNFAPGARTYWHTHEHGQILQVLAGSGFVATEQDGVRPLRAGDTVWCPPGERHWHGAAPDSYLTHTAISLGKTAWAEEVGHEQYPAPVTAED
- a CDS encoding NAD(P)-dependent oxidoreductase, with the protein product MTGTTTPLGFIGLGNMGGRMARRLVSAGYEVLGHDTRPENVTACGAIPAESVAEVARRCDVVLLSLPESKVVEAVVLGERGVLADAREGQVVVDLSTSAPASTTHLHELLAQRGATLLDAGISGGAAAAEKGTLTLMVGGDTATLDRVRPLLAAFSANVFHCGPVGAGHTAKLLNNFLNAVALSATAEVMVAGRKAGLDLQVLLDVLNTSSGVNFATQNRFPKIIHGDYLKGGLTNALMMKDVLAYVDLLTSLGVASPNSAAPLASFGLALQLGYAQDISNTVVDAIGDLSGRVRVHDGAYDAGKDKS